Proteins found in one Paenibacillus dendritiformis genomic segment:
- a CDS encoding ADP-ribosyltransferase encodes MIDFRIDTVKAKKWGEKKYSRWKSALTENEKRQITDYTKNANPINSYLRENNGNLGANPNMDEKIELLDKALYKSKLNDTITVYRGTDGIIFGEEFQTTLMKGNKVNEEVARKIKGQFEGTMLLERGYLSTSIVLGNNFLARNVLIELKVPKGESAGYVDPISYFPGQLEMLLPRNTQYYIDNIRTIVNGGSQRLKVEARIIR; translated from the coding sequence ATGATAGATTTTCGTATTGACACAGTAAAAGCAAAAAAATGGGGAGAGAAAAAATATTCCCGCTGGAAATCCGCATTAACGGAGAATGAAAAAAGACAAATTACGGACTATACCAAAAACGCCAATCCTATAAACAGTTATCTTAGAGAAAATAACGGCAACTTAGGGGCCAATCCTAATATGGACGAGAAAATTGAATTATTGGACAAAGCATTATATAAGTCAAAATTAAATGATACCATAACCGTATATCGTGGGACGGACGGAATCATTTTCGGAGAAGAATTCCAGACCACTTTAATGAAGGGGAATAAAGTTAATGAGGAGGTGGCCAGGAAGATCAAAGGACAATTCGAAGGCACTATGTTATTGGAGCGGGGCTACTTAAGCACATCAATCGTTCTTGGGAACAATTTTCTGGCAAGAAACGTTCTTATAGAACTAAAGGTTCCTAAAGGAGAGAGTGCCGGGTATGTAGATCCAATTAGCTATTTTCCTGGCCAACTTGAGATGTTATTGCCCAGGAATACTCAATATTATATTGATAATATAAGGACGATTGTTAATGGCGGATCACAAAGATTAAAAGTTGAAGCTAGAATCATAAGATAG
- a CDS encoding transposase, translating to MNMEITEVMIVAVIVGLVEIAKGLGLSSRLAPVLSIILGIAAGVIYLAPGDLKMGVMYGIVCGLTSCGLYSTGKSALRK from the coding sequence ATGAATATGGAGATCACTGAGGTTATGATCGTGGCCGTCATTGTCGGATTAGTGGAAATAGCAAAAGGGCTCGGCCTTTCGAGTCGTCTGGCCCCGGTACTGTCCATTATCCTTGGTATCGCGGCAGGCGTTATATATCTCGCTCCAGGCGATTTGAAAATGGGCGTCATGTATGGAATTGTCTGTGGCCTCACCTCTTGCGGATTGTACAGTACAGGGAAAAGCGCCTTAAGGAAATAA
- a CDS encoding N-acetylmuramoyl-L-alanine amidase: protein MRKDIKRSHIVTKGERNMGYKMITVHAGHNAFVPGATGCGYKEHEVAREFAAMLIDAFTQAGQAVACTTDDMGKTQNENLANIVRNCNSYDKDGRLDISLHLNAAASTATGVEVLYYDQQALSASVSRAISEAVGIRDRGAKERKELRVLNSTNAPAILIELAFITNPDDMRRLLNKKENVMSAIVETVTGREAPESSGKKKIVTGGLSIAAIHELSQMFLEKRFWAQIQFLNNGTSYAVTGTLSGENLARAETWFQEHGWSYELRDA from the coding sequence ATGAGAAAGGACATCAAAAGATCACACATTGTTACAAAGGGAGAGAGAAACATGGGATATAAAATGATTACCGTCCATGCGGGGCACAACGCATTTGTTCCGGGCGCAACCGGATGCGGCTACAAGGAACATGAAGTCGCCAGAGAATTTGCAGCCATGCTCATAGATGCCTTCACGCAAGCGGGACAAGCTGTTGCCTGCACTACGGATGACATGGGGAAAACGCAGAATGAGAACCTGGCCAACATCGTCCGCAATTGTAACAGCTACGATAAAGATGGAAGATTAGACATTTCCTTGCATCTTAACGCGGCCGCATCAACGGCTACAGGGGTAGAAGTTCTTTATTACGATCAACAAGCCTTGTCCGCAAGCGTTAGCCGGGCAATCTCTGAGGCCGTTGGAATTAGGGACAGAGGAGCTAAGGAACGGAAAGAGCTTCGGGTGCTTAATTCCACGAACGCCCCGGCCATATTAATAGAGCTGGCTTTTATCACGAATCCTGACGATATGCGGAGACTTTTGAATAAGAAAGAAAATGTCATGTCTGCAATCGTGGAGACAGTAACTGGCCGAGAAGCGCCTGAATCCTCTGGCAAAAAGAAAATCGTTACAGGCGGATTGAGTATAGCCGCTATTCATGAGCTCTCTCAGATGTTCCTGGAGAAGAGATTTTGGGCACAGATTCAGTTTTTAAATAATGGCACGTCTTATGCGGTTACAGGAACGTTAAGCGGCGAAAATTTGGCGCGTGCGGAGACATGGTTCCAAGAACACGGGTGGAGCTATGAACTGAGAGATGCGTAA
- a CDS encoding helix-turn-helix domain-containing protein, whose amino-acid sequence MNNFTAHLIQNKAAIRKIQILESLIDSEGIVSSCVLAHKLQCTSRTIINDISQLKHSLPNNWDIVSINSKGYILKKDPLDQISNIIATYLINSELYNILCGIFNQKYYSLEKWSQILYLDKLTLKKKLNNFRKVLRHFKLDFNFRTTIQLIGKELNIRYFYMIFFFHVQKYKEIFKTDLKLQQKIENYISFYNIEIDYNLLTILINVSVNRNICKHFISKNFNIDYIFSSDKLDCTYAIISEIENFYKVSFRQNELSFFSLFFFLISEGDDNEKSKIKNYYLGSYKQLYDKHLALIDMISSEVNMNAKVIEEIRHNIHFSFHKIYIFKNLNLPLEYFWGKFKTIPHELIEGYNIIHPLIVAWNKEINENRLSEDETYHITFHILSILLSKYKKKVLLLLSGPTNWKKFIYHKLNNELGNVLNLQTEPGNTMKFDFIITNYKISNNQIPVIWIPDKLMLKDLKSIKQLLNLSL is encoded by the coding sequence ATGAATAATTTCACCGCTCACTTAATTCAAAATAAAGCAGCTATTCGAAAAATTCAAATATTGGAATCCTTGATAGATAGCGAAGGAATAGTATCTTCATGTGTTTTAGCCCATAAGCTGCAATGTACAAGCAGAACGATTATAAATGACATTTCTCAATTAAAACATTCTCTTCCAAATAACTGGGATATAGTAAGCATTAATTCTAAAGGGTACATTTTAAAAAAAGATCCTTTAGATCAGATCTCCAATATTATCGCTACTTACTTAATAAACAGTGAACTTTACAACATTTTATGCGGTATATTCAATCAAAAATATTATAGCCTGGAAAAATGGTCTCAAATACTATACTTAGATAAACTAACATTGAAGAAAAAATTGAATAATTTTAGAAAAGTACTTAGACACTTTAAACTGGATTTTAATTTCAGAACAACGATTCAATTAATTGGAAAGGAACTGAATATTAGATACTTCTACATGATTTTCTTTTTCCACGTGCAAAAGTATAAAGAAATCTTTAAAACGGACCTAAAACTGCAACAGAAAATTGAGAACTATATTAGTTTTTATAACATTGAGATCGATTATAATCTATTAACGATACTTATCAATGTGTCTGTAAATAGAAATATATGTAAACATTTTATTTCTAAAAATTTTAATATTGACTACATATTTAGCTCTGATAAGTTAGACTGCACCTATGCTATTATCTCTGAGATTGAAAATTTCTATAAGGTTAGCTTCCGCCAAAATGAACTTTCCTTTTTTTCTCTATTTTTTTTCCTCATCTCCGAGGGGGATGATAATGAAAAAAGTAAAATCAAGAATTACTATCTTGGATCATATAAACAACTTTACGATAAGCACCTTGCTTTAATTGACATGATTTCAAGTGAAGTAAATATGAATGCCAAAGTAATAGAAGAAATAAGACATAACATCCATTTTTCTTTCCACAAGATCTATATATTTAAAAATCTCAATTTACCGTTAGAATACTTTTGGGGTAAATTCAAGACGATTCCTCATGAATTAATAGAGGGGTACAACATCATTCACCCTCTTATTGTCGCATGGAATAAAGAAATTAATGAAAATAGATTATCTGAAGATGAGACTTACCACATCACGTTTCATATTTTATCTATTCTCCTATCCAAATATAAAAAAAAGGTTTTATTGCTTTTATCCGGACCAACAAATTGGAAAAAATTTATTTATCATAAATTAAATAATGAATTGGGCAACGTGCTCAACCTTCAAACTGAACCAGGCAATACGATGAAATTCGATTTCATTATAACCAATTACAAAATCAGTAATAATCAAATTCCTGTAATTTGGATTCCAGACAAACTTATGCTGAAAGATCTAAAGTCTATTAAACAATTACTTAATCTTTCTCTATAA
- a CDS encoding carbohydrate deacetylase, whose protein sequence is MPRYVIINADDFGLSCSINRGIMEAHRLGTVSSASLMVNTPGFLEAVSLAKAAPSLGVGLHFNLTYGTPATNPLLVPSLVRAGGSFHGNHAEWRAHDIACELDNQYGRMLKHGLRPTHVDSHHHIHLDNPVVYSLVKKLVQHEQLPVRLPSSRPDPELPWATDELLMYTFDSQTGVPHLLSLLRNIPEGITELLCHPGYVDDDVRRLSTWTTAREEEMAVFIDPQVVGCIAELQAHGILQVIHYGQLPAIRSALNSETDSSHLSTTDDSISQAVEADTPPLPTSEHSLSQIPEEDTRLLQAPHRSILTRQNRVKIKRKRRKKKKSHRKRTRTARSRVRRHVRGKRKVCRRRREISF, encoded by the coding sequence TTGCCTCGATACGTTATTATTAACGCCGACGACTTCGGGCTGTCGTGCAGCATTAATCGCGGTATTATGGAAGCACATCGTCTCGGAACTGTAAGCAGCGCTTCCTTAATGGTCAATACTCCCGGCTTCCTGGAAGCCGTGTCATTAGCGAAAGCTGCTCCGTCATTAGGAGTGGGATTGCATTTCAACTTAACATATGGAACGCCCGCGACGAATCCTCTTCTTGTTCCCTCCCTTGTTCGGGCTGGAGGATCCTTTCACGGGAACCACGCGGAATGGAGAGCTCATGATATCGCCTGTGAACTCGATAACCAATACGGTCGTATGCTGAAGCATGGTCTCCGTCCTACACATGTCGATTCGCACCACCATATTCATTTAGACAATCCAGTCGTGTATTCTCTCGTTAAAAAGCTCGTGCAGCACGAACAGCTTCCTGTGCGGCTGCCGTCCAGCCGTCCAGACCCTGAACTTCCATGGGCCACAGATGAACTTTTGATGTATACGTTTGATAGTCAGACAGGTGTCCCCCACCTCTTGAGCCTGCTACGCAATATCCCGGAAGGAATAACGGAGCTTTTATGCCATCCTGGCTATGTTGACGATGATGTCCGCCGGCTATCCACTTGGACGACGGCCAGAGAAGAGGAAATGGCCGTATTCATTGATCCACAGGTTGTTGGATGCATTGCAGAACTTCAAGCCCATGGCATACTTCAAGTTATTCATTATGGCCAACTACCAGCCATCCGCTCCGCCCTGAACTCCGAAACGGATAGTTCCCACTTGTCAACAACGGATGACTCCATCTCACAGGCCGTAGAGGCTGATACTCCACCGTTGCCAACATCAGAGCATTCACTTTCCCAGATACCTGAAGAGGACACGCGTCTCCTGCAAGCGCCCCACCGTTCAATCTTGACACGGCAAAATAGAGTAAAAATAAAAAGAAAGCGGAGGAAAAAGAAAAAGTCCCACAGAAAGAGAACAAGAACTGCGCGTTCTCGAGTCCGGAGACACGTAAGAGGTAAGCGCAAAGTCTGCAGAAGAAGACGCGAGATCTCTTTTTAG
- a CDS encoding helix-turn-helix domain-containing protein yields MPKEGEAVSTVAAKPQSLGELIQYYRQKKELSLSKLQEAVGIDKGSLSRIENSEVKRPDFQSILSIAAVLDIPHDAIVEQYIEIGHKSEVIYAILQNELTTLEYPSLITKIAAKFLESPNEDSLDAVEKLYHTVDSIDHAPTQLSLFNLIVNYSRAHGIMPYIAKGLYRKYMIERNDFSRLKETYQSGKYILDYADFLNDSEKITINYSLAVHAYSLMLYDDSIKFSEYVIKHDKGKYKPYAINNIIFCYYNLKRFEESEQYLEEYKKFDLPCVIENSPLFEAFISEKTGNINLCLNQLSEYLKHSSEYNLVYVVSELFSLHIQANDPGTALQLLDYEEKMVKSLQDIRTTPDKRAKLADFYQLAGNILLQQSAERAFDYYLKSFAEYLKIGLYEKAFESITFINQAIIGDSSLLDIELVKKINSMYMQAINKKIRKGWYT; encoded by the coding sequence ATGCCAAAGGAAGGTGAGGCTGTGAGTACCGTTGCTGCGAAGCCACAGAGCTTGGGGGAGCTAATACAGTACTATAGGCAGAAGAAGGAATTGAGTCTGTCGAAGCTGCAAGAAGCGGTCGGCATAGATAAAGGCAGCCTGTCGAGAATTGAAAACAGCGAGGTCAAACGCCCTGATTTTCAATCGATCCTGTCGATCGCTGCGGTATTGGATATTCCCCATGACGCCATCGTAGAACAGTACATCGAGATCGGACATAAATCGGAAGTCATTTACGCTATTTTACAGAATGAATTGACAACACTCGAGTATCCTTCGCTCATAACGAAAATTGCCGCCAAGTTTCTTGAATCGCCCAACGAAGACAGCCTGGATGCAGTAGAGAAGTTGTATCACACTGTAGACTCCATAGATCATGCCCCCACTCAACTATCGTTGTTCAACCTCATTGTCAATTACTCACGCGCCCATGGAATCATGCCTTACATTGCCAAAGGATTGTATCGGAAGTACATGATTGAACGAAATGATTTCAGCAGGTTGAAGGAAACGTATCAATCAGGGAAATATATTTTGGATTACGCTGATTTTCTCAATGACAGTGAAAAAATAACAATTAACTATAGTTTAGCGGTTCATGCATATAGTCTTATGCTCTACGACGACTCAATAAAGTTCAGTGAATACGTCATAAAGCATGATAAAGGGAAATACAAACCGTACGCAATTAATAATATCATCTTTTGCTATTACAATCTTAAGAGGTTTGAAGAAAGTGAACAATATTTGGAAGAGTACAAAAAGTTTGATCTTCCTTGTGTTATTGAAAATTCACCATTATTCGAAGCATTCATCAGTGAAAAAACAGGAAATATCAATTTATGCTTGAATCAATTGAGTGAATATTTAAAACACTCTTCCGAATACAATTTGGTCTATGTTGTATCTGAATTGTTCAGCTTACATATACAAGCCAACGACCCCGGCACTGCATTACAGCTGCTTGATTATGAAGAAAAAATGGTGAAGTCCCTGCAAGACATTCGTACAACACCTGATAAAAGAGCAAAGTTGGCTGATTTTTATCAATTAGCGGGAAATATCCTTTTACAACAAAGTGCCGAGAGAGCTTTTGACTATTACCTTAAAAGTTTCGCTGAATATCTGAAAATTGGATTATATGAAAAAGCTTTTGAAAGCATTACCTTTATCAATCAAGCGATAATAGGTGATTCATCACTATTGGATATTGAACTTGTAAAAAAGATAAATTCTATGTATATGCAGGCTATAAACAAAAAAATTAGAAAGGGTTGGTATACATGA
- a CDS encoding aspartyl-phosphate phosphatase Spo0E family protein produces the protein MNHQSVCKGDLIPFTYSYEKAGCLIEIIESTRQELIEVATEKECLTDETVVRLSQKLDTYLLEFQRRSCG, from the coding sequence ATGAACCATCAATCGGTATGCAAAGGCGATTTAATCCCTTTTACTTATAGCTATGAGAAAGCTGGCTGTTTAATTGAAATCATTGAGAGCACCCGACAGGAGCTTATAGAAGTAGCCACGGAAAAAGAATGTCTTACTGACGAAACTGTTGTAAGATTAAGCCAAAAGTTGGACACATACCTTTTGGAATTTCAAAGAAGGAGCTGCGGCTAG